In one window of Agromyces badenianii DNA:
- the leuA gene encoding 2-isopropylmalate synthase, producing MQNTQKPSSMPVHRYRPFHEQIRVELPDRTWPDRRIERAPRWCAVDLRDGNQALIDPMSPERKRIMFDLLVKMGYKEIEVGFPSASQTDFDFVRSLIDEQAIPDDVTIQVLTQARDHLIERTYESIAGAKQAIVHLYNSTSVLQREVVFRTDKQGIIDIALHGARKCREMEASVPGTTVYYEYSPESYTGTELEFAVDVCNQVLEVLEPTPERKVIINLPATVEMATPNVYADSIEWMSRHLAHRENVLLSLHPHNDRGTAVAAAELGYLAGADRIEGCLFGNGERTGNVDLVALGINLFTQGIDPQIDFSDIDEVKRTVEYCNQLPVPERHPWAGDLVYTAFSGSHQDAIKKGFEAMDAEAERRGVTLGELEWAVPYLPVDPRDLGRSYEAVIRVNSQSGKGGVAYLLKADHALDLPRRLQIEFSGVVQAKTDAEGGEVSSDEIWRVFNDEYLPAPHDRPDEKWGRFELLSLRTESALDGVVNVRVGLRDGDERVEADASGNGPISAFLAVLGGEGVEVHLRDYVEHSLAAGGNSLAAAYVELEVEGRVLWGVGIDADISTASLKAVVSAVNRAIRTAVPSTTEREAVGV from the coding sequence ACGAGCAGATCCGCGTCGAGCTGCCCGACCGCACGTGGCCCGACCGGCGCATCGAGCGGGCGCCGCGCTGGTGCGCCGTCGACCTGCGCGACGGCAACCAGGCCCTCATCGATCCGATGAGCCCCGAGCGCAAGCGCATCATGTTCGACCTGCTGGTCAAGATGGGCTACAAGGAGATCGAGGTCGGCTTCCCCTCGGCGAGCCAGACCGACTTCGACTTCGTGCGGAGCCTCATCGACGAGCAGGCGATCCCCGACGACGTCACCATCCAGGTGCTGACGCAGGCGCGCGACCACCTGATCGAGCGCACCTACGAGTCGATCGCGGGCGCGAAGCAGGCGATCGTGCACCTCTACAACTCGACGAGTGTGCTGCAGCGCGAGGTGGTCTTCCGCACCGACAAGCAGGGCATCATCGACATCGCGCTGCACGGGGCTCGCAAGTGCCGCGAGATGGAGGCGAGCGTTCCCGGCACGACCGTCTACTACGAGTACTCGCCCGAGAGCTACACCGGCACCGAGCTCGAGTTCGCGGTCGACGTGTGCAACCAGGTGCTCGAGGTGCTCGAGCCGACTCCCGAGCGCAAGGTCATCATCAACCTGCCGGCGACGGTCGAGATGGCGACGCCCAACGTCTACGCCGACTCGATCGAGTGGATGTCGCGGCACCTCGCGCACCGTGAGAACGTGCTGCTCTCGCTGCATCCGCACAACGACCGCGGCACCGCGGTCGCCGCCGCCGAGCTCGGCTACCTCGCGGGCGCCGACCGCATCGAGGGCTGCCTGTTCGGCAACGGCGAGCGCACCGGCAACGTCGACCTCGTCGCGCTCGGCATCAACCTCTTCACCCAGGGCATCGACCCGCAGATCGACTTCTCCGACATCGACGAGGTGAAGCGCACCGTCGAGTACTGCAACCAACTGCCGGTGCCCGAGCGCCACCCGTGGGCGGGCGACCTCGTCTACACCGCGTTCTCGGGCTCGCACCAAGACGCCATCAAGAAGGGCTTCGAGGCGATGGACGCCGAGGCCGAGCGACGTGGCGTCACCCTCGGCGAACTCGAATGGGCGGTTCCGTACTTGCCCGTCGACCCGCGCGATCTCGGCCGCAGCTACGAGGCGGTCATCCGCGTGAACTCGCAGTCGGGCAAGGGCGGAGTCGCCTACCTGTTGAAGGCCGACCACGCGCTCGACCTGCCGCGCCGCCTGCAGATCGAGTTCTCGGGCGTCGTGCAGGCCAAGACCGACGCCGAGGGCGGCGAGGTCTCGAGCGATGAGATCTGGCGCGTCTTCAACGACGAGTACCTGCCGGCGCCGCACGATCGCCCCGACGAGAAGTGGGGCCGCTTCGAGCTGCTGTCGCTGCGCACCGAGAGCGCGCTCGACGGCGTCGTGAACGTGCGGGTCGGCCTCCGCGACGGCGACGAGCGCGTCGAGGCCGACGCGAGCGGCAACGGCCCGATCTCGGCGTTCCTCGCCGTGCTCGGGGGCGAGGGCGTCGAGGTGCACCTGCGCGACTACGTCGAGCACTCCCTCGCCGCCGGCGGAAACTCGCTCGCGGCGGCGTACGTCGAGCTCGAGGTCGAAGGCCGTGTGCTCTGGGGCGTCGGCATCGACGCAGACATCTCCACGGCATCGCTCAAGGCGGTCGTGTCGGCGGTCAACCGCGCGATCCGCACCGCGGTGCCGTCCACGACCGAGCGCGAGGCCGTCGGGGTCTGA
- a CDS encoding trimeric intracellular cation channel family protein: protein MSSALFTIPLWLDLVAVAIGAIQGAMFAARLTERRIDLLGVALIGVIVGLGGGLMRDLLLNQLPAAISSNWYLPIATAAALLGMALLRLFTKLNGLIIALDAVTIGLFGAIGTSKALAYGVPVVPAVFIGVLSAVGGSILRDVALNLPIALMHVGSLYAIAATAGAMLLVVLAALGVNIVIAGMACVVVTTLTRLGSVRFGWSLPEQRALGSWKVWRRA, encoded by the coding sequence GTGAGCTCCGCACTCTTCACGATCCCCCTCTGGCTCGACCTCGTCGCCGTGGCCATCGGAGCCATCCAGGGGGCGATGTTCGCCGCACGCCTGACCGAACGCCGCATCGACCTGCTGGGCGTCGCCCTCATCGGCGTCATCGTCGGACTCGGCGGCGGTCTCATGCGCGACCTGCTGCTGAACCAGCTTCCCGCCGCGATCTCGAGCAACTGGTACCTGCCCATCGCGACCGCCGCCGCCCTGCTCGGCATGGCCCTGCTGCGCCTCTTCACGAAGCTCAACGGGCTCATCATCGCGCTCGACGCGGTGACGATCGGCCTGTTCGGCGCGATCGGCACGTCGAAGGCGCTCGCCTACGGTGTCCCCGTGGTGCCGGCGGTGTTCATCGGCGTGCTCTCCGCTGTCGGCGGATCAATCCTCCGCGACGTTGCCCTGAACCTGCCCATCGCGCTCATGCACGTCGGCTCGCTCTACGCCATCGCCGCGACCGCCGGCGCGATGCTCCTCGTCGTGCTCGCCGCGCTCGGCGTGAACATCGTCATCGCCGGGATGGCCTGCGTCGTCGTGACCACCCTCACCCGCCTCGGTTCGGTGCGCTTCGGCTGGAGCCTGCCCGAGCAGCGCGCCCTCGGCAGCTGGAAGGTCTGGCGCCGAGCCTGA
- the recO gene encoding DNA repair protein RecO, which produces MPVYRDEAVVLRTHKLGEADRIVTLLTREHGKVRAVAKGVRRTGSKFGSRLEPFMVADLQLYEGRSLDVVTQAESLGAYGALITQDYSAYTAANAMVEAADKLTEAEGSLQQYLLLVGALRSLSRREHGASLTLDSYLLRALALAGWAPSFQDCARCGKVGEHTAVVVQLGGVVCDECAPPGTPRIAGSTVALLGALLAGDWAFAKASSDRDRGQASGIIAAYTQWHLERGLRSLPHVSRETTAQ; this is translated from the coding sequence GTGCCCGTGTACCGAGATGAAGCCGTCGTGCTGCGAACCCACAAGCTGGGCGAAGCCGACCGCATCGTCACCCTGCTGACCCGGGAGCACGGCAAGGTCCGCGCGGTCGCCAAGGGCGTGCGGCGCACCGGTTCGAAGTTCGGTTCGCGGCTCGAACCGTTCATGGTCGCCGACCTGCAGCTCTACGAGGGCCGCAGCCTCGACGTCGTCACCCAGGCCGAGTCGCTCGGCGCCTACGGTGCGCTCATCACGCAGGACTACTCCGCCTACACGGCCGCGAACGCCATGGTCGAGGCCGCCGACAAGCTCACCGAGGCCGAGGGCTCGCTGCAGCAGTACCTGCTGCTCGTCGGTGCGCTGCGCTCGCTCTCGCGACGTGAGCACGGTGCGAGCCTCACCCTCGACTCCTACCTGCTGCGGGCGCTCGCCCTCGCCGGGTGGGCGCCCAGCTTCCAGGACTGCGCCCGCTGCGGCAAGGTCGGCGAGCACACGGCGGTGGTCGTGCAGCTCGGCGGTGTCGTCTGCGACGAGTGCGCGCCGCCCGGCACGCCGCGCATCGCCGGCTCCACCGTGGCGCTCCTCGGCGCGCTGCTCGCCGGCGACTGGGCGTTCGCGAAGGCCTCGAGCGACCGCGATCGCGGCCAGGCCAGCGGCATCATCGCCGCGTACACCCAGTGGCACCTCGAGCGGGGCCTCCGCTCCCTGCCGCACGTATCCAGAGAGACGACCGCCCAGTGA
- a CDS encoding isoprenyl transferase, with translation MSPKPFTHRDAVPYRPLDWTGLYPPELPKGAVPAHVAIVMDGNGRWANRRGLTRIEGHKAGEAALLDVVAGAIQAGVKHLSVYAFSTENWKRSPEEVRFLMGYNRDVLHRRRDQLNEWGVRIRWAGRRPRLWTSVINELQYAEQLTAGNDTLTLTMCVNYGGRTEIADAVRSIADDVASGRLRPSAVSEKLIAKRLYVPDLPDVDLFVRSSGEQRTSNFMLWQSAYAEMVFLDTLWPDFSRVDLWQAIELYAGRNRRFGGAVDTPTTVS, from the coding sequence GTGAGCCCGAAGCCCTTCACCCATCGCGACGCCGTTCCCTACCGGCCGCTCGACTGGACGGGCCTCTACCCGCCCGAGCTTCCGAAGGGCGCGGTGCCGGCGCACGTCGCCATCGTGATGGACGGCAACGGCCGCTGGGCCAACCGCCGCGGTCTCACCCGCATCGAGGGGCACAAGGCCGGCGAGGCGGCGCTGCTCGACGTCGTCGCGGGCGCCATCCAGGCGGGTGTGAAGCACCTCTCGGTCTACGCGTTCTCGACCGAGAACTGGAAGCGCTCGCCCGAGGAGGTGCGCTTCCTCATGGGGTACAACCGCGATGTGCTGCACCGCCGCCGCGATCAGCTCAACGAGTGGGGCGTGCGCATCCGCTGGGCCGGGCGGCGGCCGCGCCTGTGGACCTCGGTCATCAACGAGCTGCAGTACGCCGAGCAACTGACCGCCGGCAACGACACGCTGACCCTCACGATGTGCGTGAACTACGGCGGTCGCACCGAGATCGCCGACGCCGTGCGGTCGATCGCCGACGACGTGGCATCCGGTCGGCTGCGCCCGTCGGCCGTCTCCGAGAAGCTCATCGCGAAGCGGCTCTACGTGCCCGATCTGCCCGACGTCGACCTGTTCGTGCGCAGCTCCGGGGAGCAGCGCACCTCGAACTTCATGCTGTGGCAGTCGGCATACGCCGAGATGGTGTTCCTCGACACGTTGTGGCCCGATTTCTCGAGGGTCGACCTCTGGCAGGCCATCGAGCTCTACGCGGGCCGCAACCGCCGCTTCGGCGGTGCGGTCGATACGCCGACGACCGTCAGCTGA
- a CDS encoding DsbA family oxidoreductase has protein sequence MSEPIKIDIWSDIACPWCYIGKRHLESGIASLGDEAPEVEITYHSFELAPDTPVDFEGSEVDFLAKHKGLPVERVQQMLQHVTGVAATAGLDYDLDALQHTKTLKAHELLHFAKEQGLQLELTERLLRAYFTEGRHVGRIEELVELGAEVGLDPEAAREALESGRYAAAVQADIAQAQAYGINGVPFFVIDGKYGISGAQPAEVFAEALTQVAGERDGAAA, from the coding sequence GTGAGTGAACCCATCAAGATCGACATCTGGTCCGACATCGCCTGCCCGTGGTGCTACATCGGCAAGCGCCACCTCGAGAGCGGCATCGCCTCGCTCGGCGACGAAGCACCGGAGGTCGAGATCACCTACCACTCCTTCGAGCTCGCGCCCGATACCCCGGTGGACTTCGAGGGCAGCGAGGTCGACTTCCTCGCCAAGCACAAGGGCCTGCCCGTCGAGCGGGTGCAGCAGATGCTGCAGCACGTCACGGGCGTCGCCGCAACGGCCGGGCTCGACTACGACTTGGATGCGCTGCAGCACACCAAGACGTTGAAGGCGCACGAACTGCTGCACTTCGCCAAGGAGCAGGGCCTGCAGCTCGAGTTGACCGAGCGGCTGCTGCGCGCCTACTTCACCGAGGGCCGCCACGTCGGCCGCATCGAGGAGCTCGTCGAGCTCGGAGCCGAGGTCGGTCTCGACCCCGAAGCCGCCCGCGAAGCGCTCGAGTCGGGCCGCTACGCAGCAGCCGTGCAGGCGGACATCGCTCAGGCGCAGGCCTACGGCATCAACGGGGTGCCGTTCTTCGTGATCGATGGCAAGTACGGCATCTCCGGCGCGCAGCCGGCCGAGGTCTTCGCCGAGGCGCTCACGCAGGTCGCCGGCGAGCGCGACGGGGCCGCGGCGTGA
- a CDS encoding aminoacyl-tRNA deacylase, which produces MAELTGADRVRADAAARGLDVEIIERPAARSLEEAAELLGITPADIVKSLVVKRSDDTYVFALVPGGRKISWPKLRALLGVNKLQLPDASLALAATGYERGTITPLGSTTAWPVVADASIPGRRVSMGAGEHGRSLFVDADRLIAAFDATVADISDPE; this is translated from the coding sequence ATGGCAGAGCTCACGGGCGCCGATCGAGTGCGAGCGGATGCCGCCGCGCGCGGCCTCGACGTCGAGATCATCGAACGCCCGGCCGCACGCAGCCTCGAGGAGGCCGCGGAGCTGCTCGGCATCACCCCGGCCGACATCGTCAAGTCGCTCGTCGTCAAGCGCAGCGACGACACCTACGTGTTCGCCCTCGTGCCCGGCGGTCGCAAGATCTCGTGGCCGAAGCTGCGAGCGCTCCTCGGGGTGAACAAGCTGCAATTGCCCGATGCCTCGCTCGCGCTCGCCGCGACCGGGTACGAACGCGGCACGATCACGCCCCTCGGCTCGACCACCGCGTGGCCCGTCGTCGCCGACGCCTCGATCCCGGGCCGCCGAGTGTCCATGGGCGCCGGCGAGCACGGGCGCAGCCTCTTCGTCGACGCCGACCGGCTCATCGCCGCGTTCGACGCGACGGTCGCCGACATCTCCGACCCCGAGTAG
- the dusB gene encoding tRNA dihydrouridine synthase DusB, producing the protein MSSTTTLPAGPLTIGGIALDVPVVLAPMAGITNTAFRRLCREFGAGLYVSEMITSRALVERTPESMRLITHHESETPRSIQLYGVDPKTVAEAVTMLVAEDRADHIDLNFGCPVPKVTRKGGGAALPWKSGLFRDIVEGAVKAAGDIPLTVKMRKGIDADHLTYLEAGRIAEGAGVAAVALHARTAAEFYSGEADWSAIAKLKETVTSVPVLGNGDIWSADDALRMVAETGCDGVVVGRGCLGRPWLFGDLAAAFRGEHRTARPSLGEVAQTFRRHAELLTEFFDSEERGCRDIRKHVAWYFKGYPVGGDLRARLATVESLDQLDELLGTLDWSMPYPGEGAEGPRGRAGTPKSPSLPEGWLDSQELAGHDRVTLVDAELDTSGG; encoded by the coding sequence ATGTCCTCCACCACCACGCTTCCCGCGGGCCCGCTGACGATCGGCGGCATCGCCCTCGACGTGCCCGTCGTGCTCGCCCCCATGGCGGGCATCACGAACACCGCGTTCCGCCGCCTCTGCCGCGAGTTCGGCGCGGGTCTCTACGTCAGCGAGATGATCACCTCGCGCGCGCTCGTCGAGCGCACCCCCGAGTCGATGCGACTGATCACCCACCACGAGTCCGAGACGCCGCGGTCGATCCAGCTCTACGGCGTCGACCCGAAGACCGTGGCCGAGGCGGTCACCATGCTCGTCGCCGAAGACCGGGCCGACCACATCGACCTGAACTTCGGATGCCCCGTGCCGAAGGTCACCCGCAAGGGCGGGGGAGCCGCGCTGCCATGGAAGAGCGGGCTCTTCCGCGACATCGTCGAGGGTGCGGTGAAGGCCGCCGGCGACATCCCGCTCACCGTCAAGATGCGCAAGGGCATCGACGCCGACCACCTCACCTACCTCGAGGCCGGCCGCATCGCCGAGGGCGCCGGCGTCGCCGCGGTCGCGCTGCACGCCCGCACCGCCGCCGAGTTCTACTCCGGCGAGGCCGACTGGTCGGCCATCGCCAAGCTGAAAGAGACGGTCACGAGCGTGCCGGTGCTCGGCAACGGCGACATCTGGTCGGCCGACGACGCGCTCCGCATGGTCGCCGAGACCGGCTGCGACGGTGTCGTGGTGGGGCGCGGCTGCCTCGGCCGGCCGTGGCTCTTCGGCGACCTCGCGGCGGCGTTCCGCGGCGAGCACCGCACGGCCCGCCCGTCGCTCGGCGAGGTGGCGCAGACGTTCCGCCGGCATGCCGAACTGCTCACCGAGTTCTTCGACAGCGAAGAGCGCGGGTGCCGCGACATCCGCAAGCACGTCGCCTGGTACTTCAAGGGCTACCCGGTGGGCGGCGACCTGCGGGCGCGTCTCGCGACCGTCGAGTCGCTCGACCAGCTCGACGAGCTGCTGGGCACGCTCGACTGGTCGATGCCCTACCCCGGCGAGGGTGCAGAGGGTCCGCGCGGGCGCGCCGGCACGCCGAAGAGCCCGTCGCTGCCCGAGGGCTGGCTCGACTCGCAAGAGCTCGCCGGGCACGACCGGGTCACCCTCGTCGACGCCGAACTCGACACGAGCGGCGGCTGA
- a CDS encoding deoxyguanosinetriphosphate triphosphohydrolase — translation MRERLFGGYEATDTERWLPEEHSSRRSDFARDRARLLHSSALRRLAAKTQVLSPTAGLDFARNRLTHSLEVAQVGRELAASLGLDPDVVDTACLAHDLGHPPFGHNGEKALNSWAADIGGFEGNAQTLRLLTRLEPKVFGPDGRSYGLNLTRASLDASCKYPWPEATSVADPSGRAKFGFYQGDVEVFRWLRAGAPERRLCIEAQVMDLSDDIAYSVHDFEDAVVNGYIDVAALGARVDHESLVVSMYEWIGGSITHDELIAAFDRLDSLDGWLDTWSGSRRDQGRLKNLTSQLIGRFARAATSATRAAFPLASLIRFDADVIVPREIQAEIAVLKGIVAAYVMSKNTRQPIYHQQREVLTSLATVLFESGEQHLDAGFAEDWSVAADDTARKRVVVDQVASLTDQSALAWYERLVQR, via the coding sequence GTGCGCGAACGACTCTTCGGGGGCTACGAGGCCACCGACACCGAACGCTGGCTCCCCGAAGAGCACTCCTCGAGGCGCAGCGACTTCGCGCGCGACCGCGCCCGGCTGCTGCACTCGAGCGCGCTGCGACGGCTCGCCGCGAAGACTCAGGTGCTGAGCCCCACGGCCGGCCTCGATTTCGCCCGCAACCGTCTCACGCACTCGCTCGAGGTGGCGCAGGTCGGCCGTGAGCTCGCCGCGAGCCTCGGGCTCGACCCCGACGTCGTCGACACCGCGTGCCTCGCGCACGACCTCGGGCACCCGCCCTTCGGGCACAACGGCGAGAAGGCGCTCAACAGCTGGGCCGCCGACATCGGCGGCTTCGAGGGCAACGCGCAGACGCTGCGACTGCTCACGAGGCTCGAACCGAAAGTCTTCGGGCCCGATGGGCGCAGCTACGGGCTGAACCTCACCCGCGCGAGCCTCGACGCCAGCTGCAAGTACCCGTGGCCCGAGGCGACGAGCGTGGCCGACCCCTCGGGCCGGGCCAAGTTCGGCTTCTACCAGGGCGATGTCGAGGTGTTCCGGTGGCTCCGCGCGGGCGCTCCCGAACGCCGGCTCTGCATCGAGGCGCAGGTCATGGACCTCTCCGACGACATCGCCTACTCGGTGCACGACTTCGAAGACGCCGTGGTGAACGGCTACATCGACGTGGCCGCACTCGGTGCGCGCGTCGACCACGAGAGCCTCGTCGTGTCGATGTACGAGTGGATCGGCGGTTCGATCACGCACGACGAGCTCATCGCCGCCTTCGATCGTCTCGATTCGCTCGACGGCTGGCTCGACACCTGGAGCGGCAGCCGCCGCGACCAGGGGCGGCTCAAGAACCTCACGAGCCAGCTCATCGGCCGCTTCGCACGCGCCGCGACCTCGGCCACGAGGGCGGCGTTCCCGCTCGCGAGTCTCATCCGGTTCGACGCCGACGTGATCGTGCCGCGCGAGATCCAGGCCGAGATCGCGGTGCTGAAGGGCATCGTGGCGGCGTACGTGATGTCGAAGAACACCCGGCAGCCGATCTACCACCAGCAGCGCGAGGTGCTCACGTCACTGGCGACGGTGCTCTTCGAGTCGGGCGAGCAGCATCTCGATGCCGGCTTCGCCGAAGACTGGAGCGTCGCGGCCGACGACACGGCTCGCAAGCGCGTCGTCGTCGACCAGGTCGCCAGCCTCACCGACCAGTCGGCCCTCGCCTGGTACGAGCGACTCGTGCAGCGGTGA
- the dnaG gene encoding DNA primase, translating into MAGRIRQSDVDEVKARTNIADIVGEHVSLKSAGVGSMKGLCPFHDERSPSFHVRPGLGYYHCFGCGESGDAYTFLQRMDHVSFTEAVERLAGRIGFELHYEDGGQASDHGNRARLLAANQAAAEFFVERLGSPEAEVGRRFLGERGFDAEAARRFGVGFAPKSWDALTGHLKARGFTTDELAASGLVSQGDRGVYDRFRGRLVWPIRDVTGQTVGFGARRLLDDDKGPKYLNTPETAIYHKSQVLYGLDLAKRDIAKTHRVVVVEGYTDVMACHLAGVTTAIATCGTSFGVDHIKVLRRVLGDDSGVGEVVFTFDGDAAGQQAAMRAFGEEQRFAAQTFVAVAPDGLDPCDLRLARGDAAVRTLIDSRTPLFDFVIRHTLARYDLETVEGRVAALRAAAPVVAEIRDPAMRPGYTRELARMLGVELGEVTRAVRSASSRPKQAGERGTQPAASRTEADQAADAPERPFSITQLPGDPATRLERDALQAMLQYPDAVGDELLRHAVDSRFGNPSLAVIRDGIASVLAAPDPAVRVDRVIAEVPAPFAGLVQQLAVAPVPQRVEGELSAYVQAVVSALVDRELLRQKSELLGRLQRTDRTDLAAYGALQRALVEIEAERRSLRAD; encoded by the coding sequence ATGGCGGGCCGAATTCGACAGAGCGATGTCGATGAGGTGAAGGCCCGCACGAACATCGCCGACATCGTCGGCGAGCACGTCAGTCTCAAGTCGGCGGGCGTCGGCTCGATGAAGGGCCTCTGCCCCTTCCACGACGAACGCAGCCCGAGCTTCCACGTGCGACCCGGCCTCGGCTACTACCACTGCTTCGGCTGCGGTGAGTCGGGCGACGCCTACACGTTCCTGCAGCGCATGGATCACGTGTCGTTCACCGAGGCCGTCGAGCGGCTCGCGGGCCGCATCGGCTTCGAACTCCACTACGAAGACGGCGGCCAGGCCTCCGATCACGGCAACCGGGCCAGACTCCTCGCCGCCAACCAGGCCGCCGCCGAGTTCTTCGTCGAGCGCCTGGGCTCGCCCGAAGCCGAGGTCGGCCGCCGGTTCCTCGGCGAGCGCGGCTTCGATGCCGAAGCCGCCCGTCGCTTCGGCGTGGGCTTCGCGCCCAAGAGCTGGGACGCGCTCACCGGCCACCTCAAGGCCCGGGGGTTCACGACCGATGAGCTCGCGGCATCCGGTCTCGTCTCGCAGGGCGACCGCGGCGTCTACGACCGGTTCCGCGGCCGGCTCGTGTGGCCGATCCGCGACGTCACCGGCCAGACCGTCGGCTTCGGCGCTCGGCGACTGCTCGACGACGACAAGGGCCCCAAGTACCTGAACACCCCCGAGACGGCGATCTACCACAAATCGCAAGTGCTCTACGGGCTCGACCTCGCCAAGCGCGACATCGCGAAGACCCACCGGGTCGTCGTCGTCGAGGGCTACACCGACGTCATGGCCTGCCACCTCGCCGGGGTCACGACCGCGATCGCGACCTGCGGCACCTCGTTCGGGGTCGACCACATCAAGGTGCTGCGCCGGGTGCTCGGCGACGACTCGGGCGTCGGCGAGGTCGTGTTCACCTTCGACGGCGATGCCGCCGGCCAGCAGGCGGCGATGCGCGCCTTCGGCGAAGAACAGCGCTTCGCCGCGCAGACGTTCGTGGCGGTGGCGCCCGATGGGCTCGACCCGTGCGACCTGCGTCTGGCGCGCGGCGACGCCGCGGTGCGCACGCTCATCGACTCACGCACGCCGTTGTTCGACTTCGTGATCCGGCACACCCTCGCCCGCTACGACCTCGAGACCGTCGAAGGCCGGGTCGCTGCACTCCGGGCGGCGGCACCGGTGGTCGCCGAGATCCGCGATCCCGCGATGCGACCCGGGTACACACGCGAACTCGCCCGCATGCTCGGCGTCGAGCTCGGCGAGGTCACCCGGGCGGTGCGCTCGGCGTCGAGCCGGCCGAAGCAGGCGGGCGAGCGAGGCACCCAGCCCGCGGCATCCCGAACCGAGGCCGACCAGGCGGCGGATGCCCCCGAGCGCCCGTTCTCGATCACGCAGTTGCCGGGCGACCCCGCCACGAGGCTCGAACGCGACGCGCTCCAGGCGATGCTGCAGTACCCCGATGCCGTCGGAGACGAGTTGCTGCGGCACGCGGTCGACAGTCGCTTCGGCAATCCGTCGCTCGCCGTGATCCGTGACGGCATCGCCTCGGTGCTCGCCGCGCCCGATCCTGCCGTGCGGGTCGATCGTGTCATCGCCGAGGTGCCGGCGCCGTTCGCCGGGCTCGTGCAACAGCTCGCGGTGGCACCGGTGCCGCAGCGCGTCGAGGGCGAGCTCAGCGCCTACGTGCAGGCCGTCGTGAGCGCGCTCGTCGATCGCGAGCTGCTGCGGCAGAAGTCCGAGTTGCTCGGGCGTCTGCAGCGCACCGACCGCACCGACCTCGCCGCCTACGGCGCATTGCAGCGCGCTCTCGTCGAGATCGAGGCCGAGCGGCGCTCGCTCAGGGCTGACTGA